The proteins below come from a single Zea mays cultivar B73 chromosome 8, Zm-B73-REFERENCE-NAM-5.0, whole genome shotgun sequence genomic window:
- the LOC100382397 gene encoding uncharacterized protein LOC100382397, protein MAALESNKKLRLLLVPFFATSHIGPFTDFAVRLATANPDAVELTLAVTPANVHVVRSALGRYGAEAGGVVKIATYPFPRVDGLAPGVENLSAAGDDGWRIDAVAVDEASTRPAQEALIREQSPDAVITDVHFIWNNAVAGELGVPCVTFSVVGIFSTLVMYHLGRDVVIRDGQEVTVPGLPLAGAGDTDPRIRVAGVPETPAGARRGQAVPCGDGQVLRRHPQLVRGSGAAILRHVREQRIPEARLLRRAPLAAVTTGRSKHQRFAMPRVARHQAEVFSGVRMLRHLRCHLGGPAPGTGAWARSFKEAIPVGGEGGRMDAAGGVGGARRREGDASERVGAADGDTVPSSGWRVPDALRVELAAGGGGGRRADADVAAGVRPVHRGETGDGGPQDRGEGVERDTEHEIRGAKGRGMAAEVVARAVARFLEPGGTGEAARSKAGVLAAKARSAVAEGGSSFCDLRRLVNDLIEARTAAGTNA, encoded by the coding sequence ATGGCCGCGCTCGAGTCCAACAAGAAGCTGCGCCTCCTTCTCGTGCCCTTCTTCGCCACCAGTCACATAGGCCCGTTCACCGACTTCGCCGTCCGTCTAGCCACAGCCAACCCGGACGCCGTCGAGCTCACTCTCGCCGTCACCCCGGCGAACGTCCACGTGGTTCGCTCGGCCCTCGGGCGGTACGGCGCCGAGGCGGGCGGCGTGGTCAAGATTGCCACCTACCCGTTCCCGCGCGTGGACGGCCTCGCTCCGGGCGTGGAGAACCTCTCGGCCGCCGGGGACGACGGGTGGCGCATTGATGCCGTCGCCGTCGACGAGGCCTCGACGCGACCGGCGCAGGAGGCGCTCATCAGGGAACAGTCCCCTGACGCCGTCATCACCGACGTCCACTTCATCTGGAACAACGCCGTGGCCGGCGAGCTCGGCGTGCCGTGCGTTACGTTCAGCGTCGTTGGCATCTTCTCGACGCTCGTCATGTACCACCTCGGCCGTGACGTCGTCATCAGAGATGGCCAGGAGGTGACCGTCCCTGGGTTGCCGCTTGCCGGGGCCGGAGATACGGATCCCCGTATCCGAGTTGCCGGAGTTCCTGAGACGCCGGCAGGAGCACGACGGGGTCAGGCGGTGCCATGTGGAGATGGGCAGGTGCTTCGGCGTCACCCTCAACTCGTTCGTGGATCTGGAGCAGCCATACTGCGACATGTGCGTGAGCAGCGGATACCTGAAGCGCGCCTACTTCGTCGGGCCCCTCTCGCTGCCGTTACCACCGGCCGGAGCAAGCACCAGAGATTCGCCATGCCTCGCGTGGCTCGACACCAAGCCGAGGTTTTCAGTGGTGTACGTATGCTTCGGCACCTTCGCTGCCATCTCGGAGGACCAGCTCCGGGAACTGGCGCTTGGGCTAGAAGCTTCAAAGAAGCCATTCCTGTGGGTGGTGAGGGCGGACGGATGGACGCCGCCGGAGGGGTGGGAGGAGCGCGTCGGAGAGAGGGGGATGCTAGTGAGAGGGTGGGCGCCGCAGACGGCGATACTGTCCCATCCAGCGGTTGGCGCGTTCCTGACGCACTGCGGGTCGAGCTCGCTGctggaggcggcggcggccggcgTGCCGATGCTGACGTGGCCGCTGGTGTTCGACCAGTTCATCGAGGAGAGACTGGTGACGGAGGTCCTCAAGATCGGGGAGAGGGTGTGGAGCGGGACACGGAGCACGAGATACGAGGAGCAAAAGGTCGTGGCATGGCAGCAGAGGTAGTGGCGCGAGCGGTGGCAAGGTTCTTGGAGCCGGGTGGCACCGGCGAGGCGGCGAGGAGCAAGGCGGGGGTGCTCGCTGCGAAGGCGCGCTCGGCTGTGGCGGAGGGTGGCTCGTCATTCTGTGATCTGCGCCGTCTCGTCAATGACCTGATCGAAGCAAGAACGGCTGCCGGAACCAACGCCTGA